The Oncorhynchus keta strain PuntledgeMale-10-30-2019 unplaced genomic scaffold, Oket_V2 Un_contig_3892_pilon_pilon, whole genome shotgun sequence genome contains the following window.
TGATACTCTGTCTCCTGTCCACAAGTGCTGCTGTTGTGTCCTCCATCTTTTTCCTCTGGATGGTCGCTCTCTGTTCGGTTGGTCTGATGGTCATTATCAACGGTTGGTCTAATGGCCGACTTTCTTTCTAGAGACTGGGAAGAACTTATGTTTTTGTTCATCAGTCTTGATTCATTTTGACCGTTGTCACTTTCGTTGGGTTTCAATAATTTTCTTTCACTTTGTTTCTGTCCTTCAGTTTCACTTTCTTTTGTCTGCTTGCTTTTGGTGGACTTCCTCGTGTTTTGGTGCCTGTGCTTCAGGAGTTCTTGGAACTTCTTGAGACACACAGTGGGTGCCCGACCCTTGGAGGGGGTCCGCTTGACAGCAGGGTGTCTCAATGGGTCTCTGTCTGATTCAGTCTCTCCAGATCGTTTTGGACTGGAGTTCTGTGGCTGACCAGACGGCTGGGGTTGCAGAATGGTTCCGGTTCCAATCCCTGAACAGTTGGAAGGAACCTGCTCTTCATGGGTACTGGGGGAAGTTGTCTGCGAGCTAGGCTTTAGAACAACTGTTTTAGATTTAGACAACACGGGTAGTCTCTGGAacaactctgctctctctcctttgccATGTCCCTCCCTGAGCCTCACCCTTTTCCTGCACTTTCGCTTGTCGTCCTTTCCCTGTGGttcccctcctctgttctcctttacctgtgggtctcctcctcctttctcctttccctgaggttctcctcctcctttctcctttccctGTGGttcccctcctctgttctcctttacctgtggttctcctcctcctttctcctttccctgtggttctcctcctcctttctcctttccctgaggttctcctcctcctttctcctttccctgaggttctcctcctcctttctcctttccctgaggttctcctcctcctttctcctttccctgaggttctcctcctcctttctcctttccctgaggttctcctcctcctttctcctttccctGCGGTTCTCTTCCATTTTTCTTTCTCTGAGGTTCTCCTTCTCTTTTCGTTCTATGCGGTTCTCCTTCTCTTTTCGTTCTATGCGGttctccttctcttttctttctctgcagttctcctcttttctttctctgcggttctcctcctttctttccctgcggttctcctcctcctctttcctttccctgcggttctccttctcctcctctttcctttccccgCGGTTCTGCTCTTTCCTTTCCCTGcggttctccttctcctctttcctttttGTGCTCTACAGCTTCCGCGTCATGGATGCCCGTTGTCATGGCACTGGTGGGGAATAAACCACCAGCCTGGGAAACCAGTTTTTTTCCTGATGGTTTCTTACAGGGGGGTCTACCACGTTTCCGTTTCGGGGGTggtgttggtgggatttggagcaGTCCAACTGCTTTGGCCAGAGCTTGAAACCCGGAGAAGGAGGGACTGGGAGTTTCAGAAGACATGTTGGACTGCTTGTCTTCTTGGTGAAGTTTTACTGGGGAGCAGCTCCCGGTTGCAGACCAAACGTTAGGAGGGCGTTTCACATCTCGATCCCTGGCTCGGAGCACCCTTACTGGGTTCCCCGTTTCACTTTCTTCTGGAGGTGGGTTGGCTTCCTCCCCAAGGCTGGACAAAGACTTTGTGGAGGTGTTGGAAAGGTACCGTCCTAATCTTTCTCTCGCTAAGACATTGTTGGTTGACAGACTGACAGAACAGAGGCTTATTTTCACTTGTCCGTTCTCAGTCTTCGTTCTGTCATTGAGTTT
Protein-coding sequences here:
- the LOC127924253 gene encoding uncharacterized protein DDB_G0284459-like isoform X1, which produces MTDGQYKASISNNARLTGKEDEDERKRKKVATTTTGRRLEKAKAKIREGDETWKPHSNRKRIRVRRKEGLEPEQGQRTETPKAKTERRQEDETWSQHRKRIRVRRKEGLEPEQGRRTETPKAKTERRQEDETWSQHRKRIRVRRTEGLKAEQEQSEDSETPEPPRKKRKRNVSTKIEDSPLVRTERVKLNDRTKTENGQVKISLCSVSLSTNNVLARERLGRYLSNTSTKSLSSLGEEANPPPEESETGNPVRVLRARDRDVKRPPNVWSATGSCSPVKLHQEDKQSNMSSETPSPSFSGFQALAKAVGLLQIPPTPPPKRKRGRPPCKKPSGKKLVSQAGGLFPTSAMTTGIHDAEAVEHKKERGEGEPQGKERAEPRGKERGGEGEPQGKERGGGEPQGKKGGEPQRKKRGELQRKKREGEPHRTKREGEPHRTKREGEPQRKKNGREPQGKEKGGGEPQGKEKGGGEPQGKEKGGGEPQGKEKGGGEPQGKEKGGGEPQGKEKGGGEPQGKEKGGGEPQVKENRGGEPQGKEKGGGEPQGKEKGGGDPQVKENRGGEPQGKDDKRKCRKRVRLREGHGKGERAELFQRLPVLSKSKTVVLKPSSQTTSPSTHEEQVPSNCSGIGTGTILQPQPSGQPQNSSPKRSGETESDRDPLRHPAVKRTPSKGRAPTVCLKKFQELLKHRHQNTRKSTKSKQTKESETEGQKQSERKLLKPNESDNGQNESRLMNKNISSSQSLERKSAIRPTVDNDHQTNRTESDHPEEKDGGHNSSTCGQETEYQDLIYKETERENVEDREHFENTGNVLDGKNVDASGDFFKLREELATLSMTRTKDMVDPHRSDKGNKEGRDLVSKENRERDTDSSTETNQKTEKGKGSVVEAYRSVIIQEVEEKMEDGYLEMEISSEELDVVDEVQQTLGYAGAEEVSGEEEEIDVEEMGPTMYPDAAWQEGPGAREGDQVSSTMASFRGITHIHLPQKIKMETAAPEMADVSIPTPLEAEPFTLTSRRVTTGSTGSWEPEEEEDVEVDVLEWSPDVRPRVWGAGLEQGVTELTEEDEIDVMGEETD
- the LOC127924253 gene encoding serine/arginine repetitive matrix protein 2-like isoform X2 — encoded protein: MTDGQYKASISNNARLTGKEDEDERKRKKVATTTTGRRLEKAKAKIREGDETWKPHSNRKRIRVRRKEGLEPEQGQRTETPKAKTERRQEDETWSQHRKRIRVRRKEGLEPEQGRRTETPKAKTERRQEDETWSQHRKRIRVRRTEGLKAEQEQSEDSETPEPPRKKRKRNVSTKIEDSPLVRTERVKLNDRTKTENGQVKISLCSVSLSTNNVLARERLGRYLSNTSTKSLSSLGEEANPPPEESETGNPVRVLRARDRDVKRPPNVWSATGSCSPVKLHQEDKQSNMSSETPSPSFSGFQALAKAVGLLQIPPTPPPKRKRGRPPCKKPSGKKLVSQAGGLFPTSAMTTGIHDAEAVEHKKERGEGEPQGKERAEPRGKERGGEGEPQGKERGGGEPQGKKGGEPQRKKRGELQRKKREGEPHRTKREGEPHRTKREGEPQRKKNGREPQGKEKGGGEPQGKEKGGGEPQGKEKGGGEPQGKEKGGGEPQGKEKGGGEPQGKEKGGGEPQGKEKGGGEPQGKEKGGGEPQGKEKGGGDPQVKENRGGEPQGKDDKRKCRKRVRLREGHGKGERAELFQRLPVLSKSKTVVLKPSSQTTSPSTHEEQVPSNCSGIGTGTILQPQPSGQPQNSSPKRSGETESDRDPLRHPAVKRTPSKGRAPTVCLKKFQELLKHRHQNTRKSTKSKQTKESETEGQKQSERKLLKPNESDNGQNESRLMNKNISSSQSLERKSAIRPTVDNDHQTNRTESDHPEEKDGGHNSSTCGQETEYQDLIYKETERENVEDREHFENTGNVLDGKNVDASGDFFKLREELATLSMTRTKDMVDPHRSDKGNKEGRDLVSKENRERDTDSSTETNQKTEKGKGSVVEAYRSVIIQEVEEKMEDGYLEMEISSEELDVVDEVQQTLGYAGAEEVSGEEEEIDVEEMGPTMYPDAAWQEGPGAREGDQVSSTMASFRGITHIHLPQKIKMETAAPEMADVSIPTPLEAEPFTLTSRRVTTGSTGSWEPEEEEDVEVDVLEWSPDVRPRVWGAGLEQGVTELTEEDEIDVMGEETD